One Telluria mixta DNA window includes the following coding sequences:
- a CDS encoding type VI secretion system Vgr family protein → MPILPTQTHREAAVKTILGGDDLLFKRMQCSEALGRLSEFRIELASELVDIKIADVLGTGMTVSLDLPQGGKRHFHGIVTRFAYQGWRDGKPSYLAIVRPALWLLTRSTNCRIFQEKSALDILRDVIGEYGGAIALDDGMLSATPAQREYCVQYRESDFDFVCRLLEEEGIYFYFRHADGEHTMVLADGYGAHATVSGYDSIPFRDEEKARDALEEAVTRLHPGGEIQPSAMALNDFDFEKASSSISGGLRVKASMPAPFGQQSYEHYDYPGRYHVADTGTGFARARMEALHGQGERIEGAASARGLTTGALFTLADHPRDDQNRVFLVTSAETSITGVDYRSDARKEGCNERLKFECSFQAIGKEHSYRPPATARKPIVQGPQTAMVVGKAGEEIWTDKYGRIKVQFHWDRDGKSDEQSSCWVRVQQGWAGKGWGMMFVPRIGMEVVVSFLEGDPDRPLVTGCVYNGDAMPPYTLPADQTKSTIKSNTSKGGNGFNEIRFEDKKDSEEIFVQAEKDFNRVVKNNDTLKVGFEKKDKGDQTIEIANDQSLDVGNDRKVHVKNDQTVAIDNNLSTTVKNDETRKVDNNQSVKVGNKIVIEANTSIELKVGGSSIKIEAAKITIKSPEIAVQSDANTEIKAGAMMQVKSGAVMTIEGALVKIN, encoded by the coding sequence ATGCCCATCCTGCCCACCCAGACCCACCGCGAAGCCGCCGTCAAGACCATCCTCGGCGGCGACGATCTGCTGTTCAAGCGCATGCAGTGCAGCGAGGCGCTGGGCCGCCTGTCGGAGTTCCGCATCGAGCTGGCGTCCGAACTCGTCGACATCAAGATCGCCGACGTCCTCGGCACCGGCATGACCGTGAGCCTCGACCTGCCGCAGGGCGGCAAGCGCCACTTCCACGGCATCGTGACGCGCTTTGCCTACCAGGGCTGGCGCGACGGCAAGCCGTCCTACCTCGCCATCGTGCGTCCGGCCTTGTGGCTGCTGACGCGTTCGACCAACTGCCGCATCTTCCAGGAAAAGAGCGCGCTCGACATCCTCAGGGACGTCATCGGCGAGTACGGCGGGGCGATCGCACTGGACGACGGCATGCTGTCCGCGACGCCGGCGCAGCGCGAATACTGCGTCCAGTACCGCGAGTCCGACTTCGATTTCGTCTGCCGCCTGCTGGAAGAAGAGGGCATCTATTTCTACTTCAGGCACGCGGACGGCGAGCACACGATGGTGCTGGCCGACGGCTATGGCGCGCACGCGACGGTGAGCGGTTACGACAGCATCCCGTTCCGCGATGAGGAAAAGGCGCGCGACGCCCTGGAAGAAGCCGTGACGCGCCTGCATCCGGGCGGCGAGATCCAGCCGAGCGCGATGGCACTGAACGACTTCGACTTCGAGAAGGCGTCGTCCAGCATCAGTGGCGGCCTGCGGGTCAAGGCCAGCATGCCCGCCCCGTTCGGGCAGCAGAGCTACGAACACTACGATTATCCCGGCCGCTACCATGTGGCGGACACCGGTACCGGCTTCGCGCGTGCGCGCATGGAAGCGTTGCACGGGCAGGGCGAGCGGATCGAGGGCGCAGCGAGTGCGCGCGGCCTGACGACGGGCGCGCTGTTCACGCTGGCCGACCATCCGCGCGACGACCAGAACCGCGTATTCCTGGTCACGTCGGCCGAGACGTCGATCACCGGCGTCGACTACCGTTCGGATGCCCGCAAGGAGGGCTGCAATGAGCGGCTCAAGTTCGAATGCAGCTTCCAGGCGATCGGCAAGGAGCACAGCTACCGCCCGCCGGCGACGGCGCGCAAGCCCATCGTGCAGGGACCGCAGACGGCGATGGTGGTCGGCAAGGCGGGCGAGGAGATCTGGACCGACAAGTACGGCCGCATCAAGGTGCAGTTCCACTGGGACCGCGACGGCAAGTCGGACGAGCAAAGCTCGTGCTGGGTGCGCGTGCAGCAGGGCTGGGCCGGCAAGGGCTGGGGCATGATGTTCGTGCCGCGCATCGGCATGGAAGTCGTCGTCAGCTTCCTCGAGGGCGACCCGGACCGGCCGCTCGTCACGGGTTGCGTCTACAACGGCGACGCCATGCCGCCGTACACGCTGCCGGCCGACCAGACCAAATCGACCATCAAGTCGAACACGTCCAAGGGCGGCAACGGCTTCAACGAGATCCGCTTCGAGGACAAGAAGGACAGCGAGGAGATCTTCGTCCAGGCCGAGAAGGATTTCAACCGCGTCGTGAAGAACAACGACACGCTGAAGGTCGGCTTCGAGAAGAAGGACAAGGGCGACCAGACCATCGAGATCGCCAACGACCAGAGCCTCGACGTGGGCAACGACCGCAAGGTGCACGTCAAGAACGACCAGACGGTCGCCATCGACAACAACCTGTCGACGACGGTCAAGAACGACGAGACGCGCAAGGTCGACAACAACCAGAGCGTCAAGGTGGGCAACAAGATCGTCATCGAGGCAAATACGTCGATCGAGCTGAAGGTCGGCGGCAGCAGCATCAAGATCGAAGCGGCCAAGATCACGATCAAGTCGCCGGAGATCGCGGTGCAGTCCGACGCGAACACGGAGATCAAGGCCGGCGCGATGATGCAGGTGAAGTCGGGTGCCGTGATGACCATCGAAGGCGCGCTCGTGAAGATCAATTGA
- a CDS encoding DUF4280 domain-containing protein: MPNQVSMGAMMTCTFGAAPSSLVVLPKNKVLAEGPPAANIMDHVPLVNIMPFGMCQSPANPTVAAATAAALGVLTPMPCVPATSAPWVPGAPTVLIANMPALDNVSKCMCNWGGVIGFTNAGTVKTMIP; this comes from the coding sequence ATGCCAAACCAAGTCTCCATGGGCGCCATGATGACGTGCACCTTCGGCGCCGCGCCATCCTCGCTGGTGGTCCTCCCGAAGAACAAGGTGCTGGCCGAGGGCCCGCCCGCCGCCAACATCATGGACCACGTCCCGCTCGTGAACATCATGCCGTTCGGGATGTGTCAGTCGCCCGCCAATCCGACGGTGGCTGCGGCCACCGCTGCGGCGCTGGGCGTGCTCACGCCCATGCCGTGCGTGCCGGCGACGTCCGCGCCCTGGGTGCCCGGCGCGCCCACGGTCCTCATCGCCAACATGCCGGCGCTCGACAACGTCTCCAAGTGCATGTGCAACTGGGGCGGCGTGATCGGCTTCACGAATGCCGGCACCGTCAAGACCATGATTCCTTAA